From Scleropages formosus chromosome 1, fSclFor1.1, whole genome shotgun sequence, a single genomic window includes:
- the LOC108922246 gene encoding actin-related protein 3 — MAGRLPACVVDCGTGYTKLGYAGNTEPQFIVPSCIAIKESAKVGDQAQRRMMKGVDDLDFFIGDEAIDKPTYATKWPIRHGIVEDWDLMERFMEQVIFKYLRAEPEDHYFLLTEPPLNTPENREYTAEIMFESFNVPGLYIAVQAVLALAASWTSRQVGERTLTGTVIDSGDGVTHVIPVAEGYVIGSCIKHIPIAGRDITYFTQQLLREREVGIPPEQSLETAKAVKERFSYVCPDLVKEFNKYDTDGSKWIKQYTGINAITKKEFTIDVGYERFLGPEIFFHPEFANPDFTQPISEVVDEVIQNCPIDVRRPLYKNIVLSGGSTMFRDFGRRLQRDLKRTVDARLKMSEELSGGKLKPKPIDVQVITHHMQRYAVWFGGSMLASTPEFYQVCHTKKDYEEIGPSICRHNPVFGVMS; from the exons GTATTGCCATCAAAGAGTCGGCCAAGGTGGGGGACCAGGCACAGCGCAGGATGATGAAGGGGGTGGATGACTTGGACTTTTTCATTGGTGATGAAGCTATAGACAAACCCACATACGCCACAAAG TGGCCAATCCGTCATGGCATTGTGGAAGACTGGGACCTCATGGAGAGGTTCATGGAGCAGGTCATCTTCAAGTATCTGCGGGCTGAACCCGAAGACCACTACTTTCTCTTG ACAGAGCCTCCACTGAATACGCCTGAAAATCGAGAGTATACAGCAGAGATCATGTTTGAGTCCTTCAACGTTCCAGGTCTTTATATAGCTGTTCAG GCTGTTCTTGCCTTAGCAGCTTCCTGGACATCCAGACAGGTGGGAGAGAGAACACTGACCGGTACGGTAATAGACAGCGGTGATGGGGTCACACATGTCATCCCTGTG GCAGAGGGATATGTTATTGGCAGTTGTATAAAACACATTCCTATTGCTGGCCGCGACATCACGTACTTCACCCAGCAACTGCtgagggagagggaggtgggAATTCCTCCTGAGCAGTCTCTGGAGACTGCCAAAGCGGTCAAG GAACGGTTCAGTTATGTGTGCCCAGATTTAGTAAAGGAATTCAATAAGTATGACACAGATGGGTCCAAGTGGATTAAACAGTACACCGGCATCAACGCCATCACCAAGAAGGAGTTCACTATTGATGTAGGCTATGAGCGCTTCCTGGGACCTGAGATCTTTTTTCATCCAGAG TTTGCGAACCCTGACTTCACCCAGCCTATTTCAGAGGTCGTGGATGAGGTCATTCAAAACTGTCCCATTGATGTGAGACGTCCCCTCTACAAG AACATTGTCCTCTCTGGTGGCTCCACTATGTTCAGGGACTTTGGCCGCCGACTACAGAGAGACTTGAAAAGGACGGTAGATGCTCGACTGAAAATGAGTGAAGAACTTAGTGGTGGCAAGTTAAAG CCTAAACCAATTGATGTGCAAGTGATCACCCACCACATGCAGAGATATGCTGTTTGGTTTGGAGGATCCATGCTGGCCTCAACT CCTGAATTCTACCAAGTCTGCCACACCAAAAAGGACTATGAGGAAATTGGGCCCAGCATTTGTCGCCATAACCCTGTGTTTGGAGTCATGTCATAA